In Agrobacterium tumefaciens, a single genomic region encodes these proteins:
- a CDS encoding pseudoazurin: MQNRTAKFAGLVIVAALCAFPAFSAEIEVKMLNKGSDGQAMVFEPATVKAAIGDVITFVPVDKGHDAAAVKDMIPEGVAEFKGKMNEAVKVTVEKEGAYVVKCTPHLGMGMVALVVVGDATPANLDAVKNGKLPKKARDRLNEEIAKLGL; encoded by the coding sequence ATGCAGAACAGAACTGCCAAATTCGCCGGCCTCGTCATCGTCGCAGCTCTTTGCGCTTTTCCCGCTTTCTCCGCCGAAATCGAAGTGAAGATGCTCAACAAGGGCAGCGACGGTCAGGCGATGGTCTTTGAACCCGCGACCGTCAAGGCCGCCATCGGCGACGTCATCACCTTCGTGCCGGTCGATAAGGGCCATGATGCGGCAGCCGTGAAGGACATGATCCCCGAGGGCGTTGCCGAGTTCAAGGGCAAGATGAACGAGGCGGTGAAAGTGACGGTCGAGAAGGAAGGCGCTTACGTCGTCAAATGCACCCCGCATCTCGGCATGGGCATGGTGGCGCTCGTCGTTGTCGGCGATGCGACGCCAGCCAATCTGGACGCCGTCAAGAATGGCAAACTGCCGAAAAAGGCACGCGACCGGCTGAATGAGGAGATCGCCAAGCTCGGTCTCTAA
- a CDS encoding extensin family protein gives MLHRLCLLVASLALISASEPPAQVPVPQPKPGEGQSSTPSEKPGEEKLQSPAEAPKPAPKPETPEEQKPDTEKPPADKGSDDPKKEGEGKDGGERQKPADEAAKPETPREPVKPEDPAALQACLGALKEIGAEFRELEPVRDEEQGCGIEAPIELSVVLPGIKLEPSGTMRCETALALSRWTKDMMLPAAALAMPEKKVTAIANASTYICRNRNSAENGKISEHAKGNAVDISTISFDKGEPLVMKPRGEDGTREGAFQRTITAAACLFFRTVLSPGSDATHQDHLHLDVLERKGGYLYCR, from the coding sequence ATGCTTCATCGCCTGTGTCTTCTGGTAGCCAGCCTCGCATTGATTTCCGCTTCCGAACCCCCGGCGCAGGTGCCGGTGCCACAACCCAAGCCGGGTGAGGGGCAATCCTCCACCCCTTCGGAAAAGCCAGGGGAGGAAAAGCTGCAAAGTCCGGCGGAAGCGCCGAAACCAGCCCCGAAACCAGAGACGCCGGAAGAGCAGAAACCGGATACTGAAAAGCCACCCGCCGATAAAGGTTCTGATGATCCTAAAAAGGAAGGTGAGGGCAAGGACGGCGGGGAACGGCAGAAACCGGCTGACGAGGCGGCAAAACCCGAGACGCCACGAGAGCCGGTAAAGCCGGAAGACCCGGCAGCACTTCAGGCCTGCCTTGGCGCATTGAAGGAGATCGGCGCGGAGTTTAGGGAGCTTGAACCCGTTCGCGATGAGGAGCAGGGCTGTGGTATTGAAGCGCCCATCGAGCTTTCCGTGGTTCTGCCCGGCATCAAGCTCGAACCATCAGGCACCATGCGCTGTGAAACTGCGCTTGCCCTTTCCCGCTGGACCAAGGATATGATGCTGCCAGCGGCGGCGCTTGCCATGCCGGAGAAAAAGGTGACGGCCATCGCCAATGCCTCGACCTATATCTGCCGCAACCGCAACAGCGCGGAGAACGGCAAGATTTCCGAACATGCCAAGGGCAATGCCGTCGATATTTCCACAATCTCCTTCGACAAGGGCGAGCCGCTGGTGATGAAGCCGCGCGGTGAGGACGGGACGCGGGAAGGCGCCTTCCAGCGCACCATCACCGCCGCCGCCTGTCTGTTCTTCCGCACGGTTCTCTCGCCCGGCAGCGACGCCACCCATCAGGATCACCTGCATCTCGACGTGCTGGAACGGAAAGGTGGCTATCTCTATTGCCGCTGA
- a CDS encoding TIGR00645 family protein, with product MKSLELLVERIILSSRWLLVVFYLGLVAALAVYAFSFALKFLKVAKNVFIYDEADMILAMLGLIDAALVASLIVMVMISGYENFVSRFDEADAEVSFLGKLDAGSLKIKVASSIVAISSIHLLQIFLNANQYSDSKLMWFTIIHLAFVVSAVMLGFLEKLMAKPKDKSEKPVL from the coding sequence ATGAAGTCTCTTGAACTGCTCGTCGAGCGGATCATTCTCTCCAGCCGCTGGCTCCTCGTCGTCTTTTATCTCGGGCTCGTCGCGGCATTGGCGGTTTATGCCTTCTCCTTCGCGCTAAAATTCCTCAAAGTTGCGAAGAATGTTTTCATCTACGATGAAGCCGACATGATCCTTGCCATGCTCGGTCTGATCGATGCGGCGCTGGTGGCCAGCCTGATCGTCATGGTGATGATCTCCGGCTACGAGAATTTCGTCAGCCGCTTCGATGAGGCGGATGCCGAGGTTTCGTTCCTGGGCAAGCTCGATGCCGGCAGCCTGAAGATCAAGGTCGCGTCGTCGATCGTGGCGATCTCGTCTATCCACCTGCTGCAAATCTTCCTCAACGCCAATCAATATTCGGACAGCAAGCTGATGTGGTTCACCATCATCCATCTGGCTTTTGTCGTCTCGGCGGTCATGCTCGGTTTTCTGGAAAAACTGATGGCCAAGCCGAAGGACAAATCCGAAAAGCCGGTGCTTTAG
- a CDS encoding thymidine kinase gives MAKLYFNYSTMNAGKSTMLLQASYNYQERGMRTLIFTAAFDDRAGVGRVASRIGLSSEARTFDENTDLFAEVSALHAEAPVACVFIDEANFLSEHHVWQLANIADRLNIPVMTYGLRTDFQGKLFPASKELLAIADELREIRTICHCGRKATMVARFDSEGRVVTEGAQIEVGGNGKYVSFCRRHWVETFNGG, from the coding sequence ATGGCAAAACTCTATTTCAATTATTCGACGATGAATGCCGGCAAATCGACCATGCTGCTGCAGGCGTCCTACAATTATCAGGAACGCGGCATGCGCACGCTGATCTTCACGGCTGCCTTTGACGATCGGGCGGGCGTCGGCCGCGTTGCCTCGCGCATCGGCCTGTCCTCCGAGGCCCGGACCTTCGATGAAAATACCGACCTGTTCGCAGAGGTATCGGCACTGCACGCGGAAGCACCTGTCGCCTGCGTTTTCATCGACGAAGCCAATTTCCTCTCCGAGCATCATGTCTGGCAGCTTGCCAATATTGCCGACCGGCTGAACATTCCGGTCATGACCTATGGCCTGCGCACGGATTTCCAGGGCAAACTCTTCCCGGCCTCGAAGGAACTGCTCGCCATTGCCGACGAGCTTCGCGAAATCCGCACCATCTGCCATTGCGGCCGCAAGGCGACGATGGTGGCCCGCTTCGACAGTGAAGGAAGGGTCGTGACGGAAGGTGCCCAGATCGAGGTCGGCGGCAACGGAAAATACGTTTCCTTCTGCCGCCGCCACTGGGTGGAAACGTTTAACGGCGGCTGA
- a CDS encoding helix-turn-helix transcriptional regulator: MVKTERQARLCRDLSAAADKSQWLEALQEVMHAFGYAHVTLLRLPGGPNAYALPVVVESSLPVWVVNAMTKDGALGDCPVIKRGASSMMPQYWSLDDPDIACGSLVDAVDSVGSMGITSGLMVPVNGMSGNRHLMNFAGDRDTLPQASLNELCMIAVHALEAYDRLCRLGSKGPSPLTKRELDVVRWTAQGKTSVEIAELLSISEHTVNTYMNNAMRKLDCVNRTQLVAKTIRLRLIE; the protein is encoded by the coding sequence ATGGTAAAGACGGAGCGCCAAGCCAGACTGTGCCGGGATCTGTCGGCCGCCGCCGACAAATCGCAATGGCTGGAGGCGCTGCAGGAGGTGATGCATGCGTTTGGTTATGCCCATGTGACCCTCTTGAGGTTACCAGGCGGACCGAACGCCTATGCTTTGCCCGTGGTTGTTGAAAGCAGCCTGCCGGTCTGGGTCGTGAATGCGATGACCAAGGATGGGGCGCTCGGGGACTGTCCCGTCATAAAGCGTGGCGCCTCATCGATGATGCCGCAATATTGGTCGCTGGATGACCCGGATATCGCCTGCGGGTCGCTGGTGGATGCGGTAGACTCGGTGGGCAGCATGGGCATCACCTCTGGCCTCATGGTGCCGGTGAACGGCATGTCCGGAAACCGGCATCTGATGAATTTCGCGGGCGACCGCGATACCCTGCCGCAGGCATCGCTGAATGAACTTTGCATGATCGCGGTGCATGCGCTGGAAGCCTATGACCGCCTCTGCCGCCTCGGTTCGAAAGGGCCGTCGCCCTTGACGAAACGGGAACTCGATGTGGTGCGCTGGACGGCGCAGGGGAAGACCTCGGTGGAGATTGCCGAGCTTCTCTCCATCTCGGAGCACACCGTCAATACCTACATGAACAATGCCATGCGCAAGCTCGATTGTGTCAACCGCACGCAGCTGGTGGCCAAGACCATACGACTGCGGCTGATAGAGTAA
- a CDS encoding TonB-dependent hemoglobin/transferrin/lactoferrin family receptor — protein MSISRTQSALLLCTAMSLLPLTGHAQAQDAASQENGTTALEKIVVKGKRVKNANAAADTPLASQTTAEDIRKKEINNARDLGNTTEPGVDFIEAKPGKPGGLFIRGLGGARVTTLIDNIPVPFFENYARSTVATTGMSDANNSYDFSSLSTVDVVRGADSSRIGPGALGGALVLRTLEPEDLIEEGRDWGGVAKTTYDSEDRSFGGSLAVAKKIENTSVLFQGGYKKGHERDSQGTADILGINRTESNPSDYDQYNLLFKVRHDLEGGHRIGLTAERFNLDSTTDLKTVQGLIPNPPAPASNFTPGNYWGYDDTRRERISLDYSYESPSTDGLIDSANLALYWQRLQKDAGSYGTRGIPPAALSAYSRDNEVEESSFGIVGDMLSEFSAGDLNHAIRFGGYFQYSETQQFLRVVPATTVVSQSDMPDVDAKRLGLYLDDRIAFADSGFALTPGVRLDWYDYTPKNSDAFRNNTGFSVFGLPDGQDGIRLSPKLLATYQLTPEVELFGQWSMAFRPPTVNELYIDFRNGSSYANIGNPNLKPETAQGFEIGANYTSNDLNGKLSLFHNRYSNFIDVFRTTGNIAAGEPAMLFTWRNRDKVEISGVEVSARKDFANGIFLHGSLAYAYGKDSDTGEFIRTVAPLKSVLGVGYEQEQWGLDFSTILSSGMRKDGTATTITGTSYETFDAPGYGIFNLTGWWEPEQTKGLRIQAGIYNIFDKTYWNAVGVRDVSTSSTSTTNQPVAFYSEPGRTFKISLTQKF, from the coding sequence ATGTCCATCTCACGCACGCAATCCGCGCTGCTTCTGTGCACCGCCATGTCTCTTCTGCCCCTGACCGGCCATGCGCAGGCGCAGGATGCCGCTTCGCAGGAAAACGGCACGACCGCGCTCGAAAAAATCGTGGTGAAAGGCAAGCGCGTCAAAAACGCCAATGCCGCCGCCGACACGCCGCTGGCAAGCCAGACGACCGCGGAAGATATACGCAAAAAGGAAATCAATAACGCCCGCGATCTGGGCAACACCACCGAGCCCGGTGTCGATTTCATCGAAGCCAAGCCCGGCAAGCCGGGCGGTCTGTTCATTCGCGGTCTGGGCGGCGCGCGCGTCACGACGCTGATCGATAATATCCCCGTTCCTTTCTTCGAGAATTATGCGCGTAGCACGGTAGCTACGACCGGCATGAGCGACGCCAATAACAGCTATGACTTTTCCTCTCTGTCGACTGTCGATGTCGTGCGTGGCGCAGATTCCAGCCGGATCGGACCCGGAGCGCTAGGCGGCGCCTTGGTACTGCGCACGCTGGAGCCGGAAGACCTCATCGAAGAGGGCCGTGATTGGGGTGGCGTTGCAAAGACGACATATGACAGCGAAGACAGAAGTTTCGGCGGGTCTCTGGCTGTCGCCAAGAAAATCGAAAATACGTCCGTTCTGTTTCAGGGCGGCTACAAAAAAGGCCATGAGCGCGACAGTCAGGGAACTGCGGATATTCTCGGCATCAATCGCACGGAATCAAACCCCAGCGATTACGACCAGTACAATCTTTTGTTCAAGGTCCGCCACGATCTGGAAGGTGGCCATCGCATCGGCCTGACTGCCGAACGGTTCAATCTTGATAGCACCACCGATCTGAAAACCGTTCAGGGCCTCATCCCGAACCCGCCCGCACCTGCCTCGAACTTCACACCCGGCAATTACTGGGGCTACGACGATACGCGGCGTGAACGTATATCTCTCGACTACAGCTATGAATCTCCTTCCACGGATGGGCTGATCGATTCCGCAAATCTCGCCCTGTATTGGCAAAGATTGCAAAAGGACGCAGGTTCCTACGGAACGCGCGGCATACCGCCGGCCGCCCTGTCGGCATATTCCCGTGACAATGAGGTAGAAGAAAGCTCTTTCGGCATTGTCGGCGACATGCTTTCAGAATTCAGCGCGGGCGATTTGAACCACGCGATCCGCTTTGGCGGATATTTCCAGTACTCTGAAACGCAGCAGTTCCTTCGCGTCGTACCCGCCACCACGGTCGTATCGCAATCGGATATGCCGGATGTCGATGCCAAGCGCCTGGGTCTTTACCTCGACGATCGCATTGCCTTTGCCGATAGCGGCTTTGCTTTGACACCCGGCGTCCGGCTCGACTGGTACGACTACACCCCGAAGAATTCCGACGCCTTCAGAAACAATACCGGTTTCTCGGTCTTCGGCTTGCCGGACGGACAGGACGGCATACGCTTGTCGCCAAAGCTTCTGGCGACCTATCAGCTTACCCCGGAAGTCGAGCTCTTCGGGCAATGGTCCATGGCGTTCCGCCCACCGACGGTCAACGAACTCTATATAGATTTTCGCAATGGCAGCAGCTACGCGAATATCGGCAACCCCAACCTGAAGCCAGAAACGGCGCAGGGCTTTGAAATCGGCGCGAATTATACGAGCAACGATCTGAACGGGAAGCTCTCGCTATTCCATAATCGCTACTCCAATTTCATCGATGTTTTCCGGACGACCGGCAACATCGCCGCCGGGGAGCCGGCCATGTTGTTCACCTGGCGCAACCGCGACAAGGTCGAAATCTCAGGTGTTGAAGTCAGCGCACGCAAGGACTTCGCAAACGGGATATTCCTGCATGGTTCTCTTGCTTATGCTTATGGCAAGGATTCTGACACCGGTGAATTCATCCGCACGGTTGCGCCGCTGAAATCGGTCCTCGGCGTTGGCTACGAACAGGAGCAATGGGGCCTGGATTTCTCCACCATTCTTTCTTCAGGCATGCGCAAAGACGGCACGGCGACGACGATTACCGGCACATCCTACGAGACCTTCGATGCGCCCGGTTACGGCATCTTCAACCTTACCGGCTGGTGGGAGCCGGAACAGACAAAGGGTCTGCGCATTCAAGCGGGTATCTACAACATCTTCGATAAAACCTACTGGAATGCAGTCGGCGTGCGCGATGTCAGCACAAGCAGCACATCGACCACAAACCAGCCCGTCGCCTTCTATTCCGAACCGGGTCGTACCTTCAAAATCTCCCTGACCCAGAAATTCTAA
- a CDS encoding HD-GYP domain-containing protein: MLKRISTQQLAVGMFIEAVEGTFSNHKITQKYRFLLQREEVVQQLKKSGAESIVINTAKGSDVSASQHSGSAGVLQTDSSPLMVTAVTQAVRSAADAIAETFSVAEGGGCVSFEGMTAAGGKISDAIQANPAVFIGVTRLKSKDETTFVHSVSVSGLMILFGNYLGLNKETVNLLGVSGLLHDIGKVEIPSSILNKTEGLSAEEREVINRHPAVGRDILSRDGEMPDMVLDVCFNHHERMDGGGYPTGRAGDQISLYARIAAICDVYDAVTSVRPYKKPWTANDALTWMLRRGGHFDMQLLKKFALCISASLPRV, from the coding sequence ATGTTGAAACGAATTTCAACCCAGCAATTGGCTGTGGGCATGTTTATCGAAGCGGTCGAGGGGACGTTTTCGAACCATAAGATTACACAGAAATACCGTTTTCTTTTGCAGCGCGAGGAGGTTGTGCAGCAGCTGAAAAAAAGCGGGGCCGAGAGTATCGTCATCAATACCGCCAAGGGCAGCGATGTCAGCGCCAGCCAACACTCGGGGAGTGCCGGCGTGTTGCAGACGGATTCGTCCCCATTGATGGTAACAGCCGTCACGCAGGCGGTGCGTTCGGCCGCGGATGCGATCGCCGAGACATTTTCAGTTGCCGAAGGCGGCGGTTGCGTTTCCTTCGAGGGAATGACGGCGGCGGGGGGAAAGATTTCCGACGCCATTCAGGCCAACCCGGCCGTCTTTATCGGCGTCACCCGCCTGAAGTCGAAGGATGAGACGACCTTCGTGCATTCGGTCTCCGTCAGCGGCCTGATGATCCTCTTCGGCAATTATCTCGGGCTGAACAAGGAAACGGTGAATTTGCTCGGCGTCAGCGGATTGCTCCACGATATTGGCAAAGTGGAAATACCCTCATCCATTCTGAACAAGACAGAGGGGCTTTCGGCTGAAGAGCGGGAGGTCATCAATCGTCACCCCGCAGTCGGCCGGGATATTCTGTCGCGTGACGGGGAGATGCCTGACATGGTGCTCGATGTCTGCTTCAATCATCATGAGCGGATGGATGGCGGCGGTTATCCCACCGGTCGTGCGGGCGACCAGATCAGCCTCTACGCGCGTATTGCGGCAATCTGCGATGTCTATGATGCCGTCACCTCGGTCAGGCCCTATAAGAAGCCATGGACGGCGAATGATGCGCTGACCTGGATGCTGCGGCGGGGTGGTCATTTCGACATGCAGCTTCTGAAGAAATTTGCGCTGTGCATCTCGGCTTCGCTGCCAAGGGTTTAG
- a CDS encoding anthranilate synthase: MVTIIQDDGAETYETKGGIKVSRKRRPADYASAIDNYIEKLDSHRGAVFSSNYEYPGRYTRWDTAIVDPPLGISCFGRKMWIEAYNGRGEVLLDFITEKLKATPDLTLGASSTRRLDLTVNEPDRVFTEEERSKIPTVFTALRAIVDLFYSSADSAIGLFGAFGYDLAFQFDAIKLSLARPEDQRDMVLFLPDEILVVDHYSAKAWIDRYDFEKGSVTTDGKTSDTTPEPFQTTDTIPPKGDHRPGEYSELVVKAKESFRRGDLFEVVPGQKFMERCESNPSAISRRLKAINPSPYSFFINLGHQEYLVGASPEMFVRVSGRRIETCPISGTIKRGDDPIADSEQILKLLNSKKDESELTMCSDVDRNDKSRVCEPGSVKVIGRRQIEMYSRLIHTVDHIEGRLRDDMDAFDGFLSHAWAVTVTGAPKLWAMRFIEGHEKSPRAWYGGAIGMVGFNGDMNTGLTLRTIRIKDGIAEVRAGATLLNDSNPQEEEAETELKASAMIAAIRDAKGTNTAATKRDAAKVGTGVKILLVDHEDSFVHTLANYFRQTGATVSTVRTPVAAEVFDRFQPDLVVLSPGPGNPTDFDCKATIKAARARDLPIFGVCLGLQALAEAYGGELRQLAVPMHGKPSRIRVLEPGLVFSGLGKEVTVGRYHSIFADPTTLPRDFIITAESEDGTIMGIEHAKEPVAAVQFHPESIMTLGQDAGMRMIENVVVHLTRKAKTKAA, from the coding sequence ATGGTAACGATCATTCAGGATGACGGAGCGGAAACCTACGAGACGAAAGGCGGCATCAAGGTCAGCCGAAAGCGTCGGCCCGCCGATTACGCCAGCGCCATCGATAATTACATCGAAAAGCTCGATTCCCATCGCGGCGCGGTTTTTTCGTCCAACTATGAATATCCGGGCCGTTACACCCGCTGGGATACGGCCATCGTCGATCCGCCGCTCGGCATTTCCTGTTTTGGCCGCAAGATGTGGATCGAAGCCTATAATGGCCGTGGCGAAGTGCTGCTCGATTTCATCACCGAAAAGCTGAAGGCGACGCCTGATCTCACCCTCGGCGCCTCCTCGACCCGCCGCCTTGATCTTACCGTCAACGAACCGGACCGCGTCTTCACCGAAGAAGAACGCTCGAAAATCCCGACGGTCTTCACCGCTCTCAGAGCCATCGTCGATCTCTTTTATTCGAGCGCGGATTCGGCCATCGGCCTGTTCGGCGCCTTCGGTTACGATCTCGCTTTCCAGTTCGACGCCATCAAGCTCTCGCTTGCGCGCCCGGAAGACCAGCGCGACATGGTGCTGTTCCTGCCCGATGAAATCCTCGTCGTGGACCACTATTCCGCCAAGGCCTGGATCGACCGTTACGACTTCGAAAAGGGTAGCGTGACGACGGACGGAAAGACCTCGGACACCACGCCCGAACCGTTCCAGACCACCGATACGATCCCGCCCAAGGGCGACCACCGCCCCGGCGAATATTCCGAACTTGTCGTGAAGGCCAAGGAAAGCTTCCGCCGCGGCGACCTGTTCGAAGTCGTTCCCGGCCAGAAATTCATGGAACGCTGCGAAAGCAATCCCTCGGCAATTTCACGCCGCCTGAAGGCGATCAACCCGTCGCCCTATTCCTTCTTCATCAATCTCGGCCATCAGGAATATCTGGTCGGCGCCTCGCCGGAAATGTTCGTGCGCGTCTCCGGCCGCCGCATCGAGACCTGCCCGATCTCAGGCACCATCAAGCGCGGTGACGATCCGATTGCCGACAGCGAGCAGATCCTGAAACTGCTCAATTCGAAAAAGGACGAATCCGAACTCACCATGTGTTCGGATGTGGACCGCAACGACAAGAGCCGCGTCTGCGAACCCGGCTCCGTGAAGGTCATTGGCCGCCGCCAGATCGAGATGTATTCGCGCCTCATCCACACGGTCGATCACATTGAGGGTCGCCTGCGCGACGACATGGATGCCTTTGACGGTTTCCTCAGCCACGCGTGGGCCGTCACCGTCACCGGCGCGCCGAAGCTGTGGGCCATGCGTTTCATCGAAGGCCATGAAAAGAGCCCGCGCGCCTGGTATGGCGGCGCGATCGGCATGGTCGGCTTTAATGGCGACATGAATACCGGCCTGACGCTGCGCACCATCCGCATCAAGGACGGCATCGCCGAAGTGCGCGCCGGCGCGACCCTGCTCAACGATTCCAATCCGCAGGAAGAAGAAGCAGAAACCGAACTGAAGGCTTCCGCCATGATCGCTGCCATTCGTGATGCCAAGGGCACCAACACCGCCGCCACCAAGCGCGATGCCGCCAAGGTGGGCACCGGCGTGAAAATCCTGCTCGTCGATCACGAGGACAGCTTCGTGCACACGCTGGCGAATTATTTTCGCCAGACGGGCGCCACGGTCTCGACCGTCAGAACGCCTGTCGCGGCAGAGGTGTTTGATCGCTTCCAGCCGGACCTCGTCGTGCTTTCTCCCGGTCCGGGCAACCCGACCGATTTTGATTGCAAGGCGACGATCAAGGCTGCCCGCGCCCGCGATCTGCCGATCTTCGGTGTCTGCCTTGGCCTTCAGGCACTGGCGGAAGCCTATGGTGGCGAGCTGCGCCAGCTTGCGGTGCCGATGCACGGCAAGCCTTCGCGCATCCGCGTGCTGGAACCCGGCCTCGTCTTCTCCGGTCTCGGCAAGGAAGTGACAGTCGGTCGCTACCACTCGATCTTCGCCGATCCCACCACCCTGCCGCGTGATTTTATCATCACCGCGGAAAGCGAGGATGGCACGATCATGGGTATCGAACACGCCAAGGAGCCGGTGGCCGCCGTTCAGTTTCACCCGGAATCGATCATGACGCTTGGCCAGGATGCCGGCATGCGGATGATCGAGAATGTCGTGGTGCATCTGACCCGCAAGGCGAAGACGAAAGCCGCGTGA
- a CDS encoding GNAT family N-acetyltransferase, with product MALDDTVCIEPIRAEHVESFHRALDTVSRERKYLSFLEAPPLEAVRAFVLDMIENDHPQFVAIADGEVIGWCDIRRGSRATRTHCGTLGMGLLPAYRDKGLGGRLMWRTLDAAREFGLHRIELSVHADNTRAIALYEKIGFVHEGRARDAVSIDGRYIDSLNMAIIFSD from the coding sequence ATGGCGCTCGACGACACCGTCTGCATCGAGCCTATCCGGGCGGAGCACGTTGAAAGCTTTCACCGTGCACTCGATACGGTGTCGCGTGAGCGGAAATATCTGAGCTTTCTGGAGGCGCCGCCGCTCGAAGCGGTGCGCGCCTTCGTTCTCGACATGATCGAAAACGACCATCCGCAATTTGTCGCGATTGCGGATGGCGAAGTGATCGGCTGGTGCGATATTCGCCGCGGGAGCAGAGCAACCCGCACCCATTGCGGCACGCTCGGCATGGGCCTCCTGCCGGCCTATCGCGACAAAGGACTGGGCGGACGGCTGATGTGGCGGACGCTCGATGCTGCCCGCGAATTCGGGCTGCATCGTATTGAACTGAGCGTACATGCCGACAACACCAGAGCCATTGCGCTTTATGAAAAGATCGGCTTCGTGCATGAGGGGCGGGCCCGCGATGCCGTTTCGATCGACGGGCGCTATATCGACAGCCTGAACATGGCGATCATCTTTAGCGACTAA
- a CDS encoding DUF2333 family protein, which yields MIDRITALIQAGFSAIGRAAGLLVAWLLWPFMAAHGWYSRRNWLIKGPIALIVILLAGFYGYFVWQTQVWTNFDPDYISRYKLAERTVPPGQELPTATPAAAAGATGVAANTSAPVCQRSAIVDAAADLTDFNVNQNAWISSMLLYRLGLFGMEWDSTPFLDNKASFQRGVNQAVRRTSVELVDTLGRVRGTSGINNNLQEARGNMQFSEYSWYFGLDPFGPKTPTPSYYRAAIRSFQAFNGELTACKAVFDTRADNLIQFIDRISGDIGSTSAILRERSENYNGGWFDTRADDRFWFAYGQLYGYYGVLSAAGADFAQVIRERNLTNLWNDTLLQTRAALRIQPAIISNGEESGWIMPSHLATMGFYVLRVRSNLVELRSVLDR from the coding sequence ATGATAGACCGGATCACCGCTTTGATTCAGGCAGGCTTCAGCGCCATCGGCAGGGCCGCCGGTCTTCTCGTCGCATGGCTTTTGTGGCCCTTCATGGCCGCGCATGGCTGGTACAGCCGCCGCAACTGGCTCATCAAGGGCCCGATCGCTCTGATCGTCATCCTGCTGGCCGGTTTCTACGGATATTTCGTCTGGCAAACCCAGGTCTGGACGAATTTCGATCCGGATTATATTTCCCGCTACAAACTGGCCGAACGCACCGTGCCACCCGGACAGGAATTGCCGACCGCAACCCCTGCTGCCGCCGCCGGCGCAACCGGCGTTGCGGCAAACACCTCAGCACCCGTGTGCCAGCGCTCGGCCATCGTGGATGCGGCCGCCGATCTTACCGACTTCAACGTCAACCAGAACGCATGGATTTCCTCCATGCTGCTCTATCGCCTCGGCCTCTTCGGCATGGAGTGGGACAGCACGCCGTTTCTCGATAACAAGGCGTCATTCCAGCGTGGCGTAAACCAGGCCGTTCGCCGTACCTCGGTGGAGCTGGTGGATACGCTCGGCCGCGTGCGCGGCACCTCCGGCATCAACAACAATCTCCAGGAAGCGCGCGGGAACATGCAGTTCAGCGAATATTCCTGGTATTTCGGCCTTGATCCCTTCGGTCCGAAGACACCGACCCCCAGCTATTACCGCGCCGCCATCCGCAGCTTCCAGGCCTTCAACGGCGAACTCACCGCCTGCAAGGCCGTCTTCGATACCCGCGCCGACAACCTGATCCAGTTCATCGACCGTATTTCCGGCGATATCGGCTCCACGTCTGCAATTCTGCGCGAACGCTCGGAAAACTATAATGGCGGCTGGTTCGACACCCGCGCCGATGACCGTTTCTGGTTCGCCTATGGCCAGCTTTATGGTTATTACGGCGTGCTTTCCGCCGCCGGAGCCGACTTCGCGCAGGTCATCCGCGAGCGCAACCTGACCAATCTCTGGAACGACACGCTGTTGCAGACCCGTGCGGCATTGCGCATCCAGCCGGCCATCATTTCCAACGGCGAGGAAAGCGGCTGGATCATGCCTTCGCACCTTGCCACCATGGGATTTTACGTTCTGCGGGTTCGCTCGAACCTCGTCGAGCTTCGCTCGGTTCTCGACCGGTGA